AGTGGTTTCCACAGACAGTAGAATCATCCACAAGCTTAACACAAATTACAGAGAGTAGATGTTGCTGGTTGTGATATTTTTCTGGGTGTTGCTGATGCAATGCTAACATAATGGCAGTCCAAAGATGGCACTTTCAAGGGTCACTCCAGCACCAGACACAGCAGAAAGTTCGGAGCTTCGGAGCTTCTGGGTAGCCATTGTGCAAATGATTGACAAAAGCAATTTCCTTTCCTGCACAAAAATCGGAGTTGCCAAAACCAATAATCACAGTAAATGCACACCATGGGTTCTATATGGTTTTCCTTTTGAAGTGCTCCCAGATCTTTTCAGGTCTTTTGTTGCCATTTTGTATGAGAGTAaccctttaatccaaacactttgaagtaaggctcctagcagtgaaaCACCAAGCATGTAACAGGTAGGCTTTACGTTTCAAGTAGAAGGAATAGAGGGTATCAGAATTACCAGCTAATTCCTAGGTATCACGAATTACCCATCTTCCTAAAAGAAAAGCCTCCGCATACATCAGCATGTGCTTGAAAAAAGCATCAAAGGATTTGTAGAAACTTAAATCTTAAATATTGGATTTTCTAATTAAACATGAATGGAAAACATTCATTGTGCTTAGAAGGTAAGTTTGCTTACTTACATCCACTTTCATTGCCTACATATAAATTAATCAAAGTAAAGTTAAGCAATTGCTTGGCTAAGGGAATCAGATCGGACAAAATGAAAGCTGAAGACAAGTAGAGAAGTAGCCGCACTCTAAAGAAAGATACCCGTGTTCTGTCCCAGGATCATTCTCCGGGCCTAGTACTGTGTGTCATAAATCAGAGAGGACTAAAGGAAGCGAGACACTGGTAAAGGGTAAGAGGAGATGGACAAGCCTTGATCCGAGATGGAAGCAGCATCTGCCCTAGAAAAGGTTCGAACTGTTCAAAAGGCAAAGAGTACTTGGTGACCTGGCCAGCTGCCCAGGCAACAGAGCAGCAGGCGCAGGGCCGCCTGGCTCTACCGCGATGGACACAAATAAGCAGCGGACGATCGAGCTCCCGGGAAACCCGGCGTGGGACGAGAAGCCCGCACCGGAGACGGAGCGGCTCACCTACACCCACCCGGCAACTCTCTCCACACCGCCGCACTCCCTTGTCACAGGCGGAGGGCGCTCGGCCCGCTCCCGAGCCGGCAGAACCGAAGTGCGGCAGGCCGGGGCGCCCCCGAGGACCCGGCACTGACAACGGTCGCAGGCAAATGAGGGCTCTGGCCACGCGCGTCGTGATTCGGCGTTCGCGGCGGCGCCCAGGCGAAGGAGCCCGGCTTATGTAAATGAGCGGATTGTGAGCGCGCGCTCCTATTGGCCAAGGAGCGAGGACGCGTGTGAACCAATGAGCGCGTCAGGCGAACAATCGGGGCCGTGTCTATAAATGGAAGAGGCGGCGGCGCCGCGGTCCAGTTTCCTGTTTGCGCGAGCGTGTGAGTTTGTGTCTTCCGTCATGTCTGGCCGCGGTAAGCAAGGAGGCAAGGCCCGCGCCAAGGCCAAGTCGCGGTCGTCCCGCGCCGGCCTGCAGTTCCCGGTGGGGCGCGTGCACCGGCTGCTGCGCAAGGGCAACTACGCGGAGCGCGTGGGTGCGGGCGCGCCCGTGTACATGGCGGCCGTGCTGGAGTACCTGACCGCCGAGATCCTGGAGCTGGCGGGCAACGCGGCCCGCGACAACAAGAAGACGCGCATCATCCCGCGCCACCTGCAGCTGGCCATCCGCAACGACGAGGAGCTCAACAAGCTGCTGGGCAAAGTGACGATCGCGCAGGGCGGCGTCCTGCCCAACATCCAGGCCGTGCTGCTGCCCAAGAAGACCGAGAGCCACCATAAGGCGAAGGGCAAGTGAGGCCGCTGCCCGCATCGTGGCGGCTCGCGTCCCGGAGACGCTCGCGAACTCAAAGGCTCTTTTCAGAGCCACCCACTCCTTCAGATTAAAGAGTTGTGTCACGGTAGCCGGTGTCGTGGCCTTTGGCGGCCCGTTCCCAAAGTGTAGGATGTAGCGTGGGCCACTCGCTTTAGGCGTCCCCAGCGCCCTTCCCACTGTGTCCGAGGTCCCCCAGGTGGTCGTCTGTGCGGTCGCCCTAAGTGCTCCTGTCCCGGAGCGAACCCCGCACTGTCCTAAGCACTTGGCGCCATATGTCGGTCCTACACATCCACCCTGCATAACTTGTCCCGCGCGCTGCTTCCCGCCCCAGTCTCCTGAACGCTTCCTGCCCCTTCCCCGGGATTGGGACTTAACCCCGACGTCGAGCCCAGGGCAGACGCAAAGCACAATTAGCCCCGCTGTCGTCCGATTCCCCCGGCAAAGTCTACAAGAGGGACGTGTATCGGGACGACGGGGCGCGGCCAGCTCTCGGGATCGCGACGGGGCGATCACTGAGCGACACTGAACATTAGCTATGGGACTTTGGACGGCGGGCGGACGGGTGAGCTCGCGCGCCTCTCTGGAAGAGACGTCCAGAGTAGGGATTTGCAGCCAACAGAGATGTCCCTCTGTTCCCGCGGGGAGCGTTGGCCAGTCAGCTGGCCGCAGGGCTGGACAAGGCAGCGGGGCGACCAGGGGCGGGGCAGCCCCAGCCAATGGGCCGGCCCGGGGCCGGTGACGCCACGGCCAATGGCCCGGCAGCGCGGGACTTTCAAGTCGCTGTCTCCGCCCCGCCGCGGGGAAGACTGCGCCTATAAAGTCGGCCGGGTCGTTCCCTGTTCAGGTGTCCGCGCCTCTCGTCTCGTTGTGTTCCGTCCCCGTCATGGCCCGCACGAAGCAGACCGCCCGCAAGTCCACCGGCGGCAAGGCCCCGCGCAAGCAGCTGGCCACCAAGGCTGCCCGCAAGAGCGCGCCGGCCACGGGCGGCGTGAAGAAGCCGCACCGCTACCGGCCCGGCACCGTGGCGCTGCGCGAGATCCGGCGCTACCAGAAGTCGACCGAGCTGCTGATCCGCAAGCTGCCGTTCCAGCGCCTGGTGCGCGAGATCGCGCAGGACTTCAAGACCGACCTGCGCTTCCAGAGCTCGGCCGTCATGGCGCTGCAGGAGGCGAGCGAGGCCTACCTGGTGGGGCTGTTCGAGGACACGAACCTGTGCGCCATCCACGCCAAGCGCGTCACCATCATGCCCAAGGACATCCAGCTGGCCCGCCGCATCCGCGGGGAGCGGGCTTGAACGCCACGCGTCGGTTCCATCCCACCAAAGGCTCTTTTCAGAGCCACCACGTGCGCCCGAAGGAGCTGTTCGCCTCCCTGTCCTTGCCTTGTCTGTCTACTACGGTCATGGGGAGACGTCGGTTTCGGGGTGGTCGGGGCGCATTTATGGGTGCTGTTTAATTATTTTAGGTGTTGCACTTGTGGCCCTTTAAGTGTTCTTTGCAGGAAGGTTCCCAGAACACTTGTTGAAGTAACCCAGTAGCATGCTCTGGGAACGAATGCTTTAACAGTCGTCTTGCAAAAGTGTTCTATTGTGGCCCTTTAAGGGGTGTTtgttgaattgttttttttttttctaagcaattGTTGGGTTTTCTTATTAACCTCTGTCTAGTTCCCTAGTTCAGTCTGCAACGCCTTTTGTCTGCCTGGGCATCTTAAACCTGTGCTGTATTTCAACTGGTATTGCTAATGATATCGTTGATGCTGAGATGGGTTGGAGCGACCCTGCCATAAGGCAGTCGCTAAGGAAACAGCATCGCAGTCCAGGAGTTAAAGGATCTGTTGTGTAAGCTTGACAGGAAGTATCCTCTACTGATAAGTGCCACACCCACCACTGTCCAAACCTGGGTGGGAAAAATAGTGCACCCAGTGCCTGAGCATGTCGGGGACCCTGCTCTAGCGGGGAACGGGCCTTCCTAAAGAAGCTGAATGTCCCGGACACCTAGCTTTCAGCTACCTTATAACCTTTCTAGACTTCTGAAGATAATTGTTGTTTCTTCCCTTTACTTCTAGGCAATGTCTGGGGACTATGTGCTCATGATCGGTGGTAAGTGGGCCACTATCAGTAATATCAAGTGACACCCGCCTCCCCCCTATTCCTGTGGAGTTGAGGAATTAGACCTCTTGTAGCCTCTTGGAACTCAATATTTATTACTCTTGTTTGACCTTATTCTGTGGCAATTGGTTACTTTCTCCCCCTTATTTCcatttaatttactttaaaatgccAACCCAACTGcaatatgatataatatatgcATTATAGATCAGAGACTTTTCTGTATACAGAAACAGACTCTGAATGTCAAGGAAGGACTTGCTATTTCTTGGCCTGAGGAGGGTCTTCTGCAGGGGTGAATGTTGCACCTGAGACTCAAAGATCATAGTAAATAACTCGGGTCATTATCAGGGACCTTCCCTCTTGTCTACTGCCTGAAACTTCTAGGAAATCTTCCAGGAAGCAAACTTGAGCTTTGCCTAAATATTTGAGAAGTTACCAGGCcaagattcttttttgttgttgttgttgttgtttttgtttttcgagacagggtttctctgtggctttggagcctgtcctggaactagctctgtagaccaggctcgaactcacagagatccgcctgcctctgcctcccgagtgctgggattaaaggcgtgtgccaccatcgcccggctcaggcCAAGAttctttgaattcaagatacTGGTGGTCAGTGACCCAGGGAAGCGCCATGACTCCTCTTTTCACCTCTCTGCCATCTGAGAGCCCCCAGAGCTGGGAGGAGGATTCGAGATTAGCTCTGCTCCAAAGCCAGCCTGTTAACTGGGGTACGGGTCAGGGTCCTTGCCTGCACTCCAGCCCATTCCTAATCCCTTCAATCATTGGCACCTGAGACTCACTGATAAGCAGAGAAACTGACgcagaaatactttttaaaaacactatgCCTTTGAAAGGAGTGGATAAAGGGGGAAACTGAGTGCTGGGGCTCTGGTCACTCACTCATGACAGTGACAGTTTCCAGCCCTACCCTGAGTGCCTCAATATGGAACTAGAACCTTGAAATCAGTGATTAAAGTATTCCAACACTGTGCCTATTACACAATGGTGATATAGGTGCGTATTAGAGCACACAGGGCTGGCAGGGATGCAGTAAGAAGGTGCCGGCTGCGAGCCAGGGACAAAGGCTCGGAGAACCAATCCTGTCCCCACTTTGGCTTTGTGTGTCCAGTCTCCAGAGTCATGAGAAATTGTCTTCCGATTAAACTACCCAAAATGTGATGATTTGTTGGAGTGGCctgctatggtttgaatatggTTTGAGATGTGTTTCCTCGAGTTCTTGTGTTCAAAGTTATGTCATTCGAAAGTCTGCAGTATGGCTTTGTTGAGGGTGGGGGAATCTTAAATCGGTGGTCTTGTACAGCCTTATCAAGAGCGTGAGGACATCATTCTCAGAATTAATTGATGCATGCCCTTAGGAGATAGTTCTTAAAGAGCTGGTTATCCTAAAAGAGAGACCTTCCTATCTGCTTGGCCTTTCTGCATGTCAAAaggtccctttctgtttctgcGCTGTATTTTACTGCGGTCAAGTTCCATGCTGTTTGGACCACCGAGTCCGCAGAATTGCAAGCCAAATATACAGCTTTATAGAGAATTTGGatgttttgttatagcagcagaCTATAAACAGACAGAATCCTGGCCAGCTTATCCAGCTCACTTCGTTTCTGTTCAGGGCCTCGTTTCATGCTCAGCCACAGTGGATGGATGATTGGGTCCTTCCCACCTGCGTTCAGATATAAGCAGAAAGTTTAGCAGAGGCTTAGAGCTGCGGAGAGACAGCACTTCGCACCCGTCATCTTATTGGACTTTGCTTCAAAGGTTGAGCCCCAAACTTCTCAGAATGAGTGACTTTTTGGAACATTAAAACTATCAGTGGCTAAGCAGACCCATACGCGTGCAGATTTGCACCATGACATGAAACTAAGGCAGATTTAACAGCAAAATGCCAACCAATTTAGATAGCAAAGAGAGCCAAGATCGCTCCACCCACACCAGAGATCTGGGTGACAGTGTGTACATGTCATGTTCTAAGGCAGCCAGGGATCCTAGCTTAGTAGGAACAGCTAtgacctgcctttgcctttctcACGGTAGGGCCACTTCACTCCCTTCTGTGACTTGAGTCAAACTTGCTTGCCAAACTCAGACCACAGGATGCaggagagagtggaaagggaaggggagggggaggtgcaGTTTACTGGGCAGTGCGGGACCTGGCCTCTTGGCAGATACGGGACACTGGAAGCCTTCTCCTTTTAATCTTTTCTGGCTTCCTACCGAAGGTGAGCTTTTGAGGTCAGTGACTTGCTTACCTCACAATGTCTCTTCCTAGGCTGCTCCCCAACAGCTGTGGACTTTGGCCATGAATGAGTTAAGCCAGTTCTCCACTCAGCTGCCCTAAGACTGGTCTTTCACAGGGGAAAGAAAGAGTTGACAGTACAAATGAGTGTGTTTACTTTTGGAGGAAATAACAGATGATTTGACCAAATTCCTCTCACCCAGCCTAGAACCAGGCTTCCCCAGGACACTAATGCCTAATATAGCAGCCACCTTAGGgacagcacacacgcacacaacaccCTCCAACCCCAAACATCCCAGAGCTGGGGCGACAGAATGTGCCTCTTACTGTGGCCTGGGAAGACCAGGAGGAATTGTGGGAAGACCAGGAGGAATTGTGGGAATCCCAGGAGGAATTGTGGGAAGAACAGGAGGAATTGTCCACAGCTTTAGGGCTTCCTCAACTGCCTCAGGCAAGGTGATGACAGCATTCAGATTtcccatgcctgcctctgcccccattctgacttcccatgcctgccgctgtcccccattctgacttcccatgcctgccgctgtcccccattctgacttcccatgcctgccactgtccccattctgacttcccatgcctgcctctgcccccattctgacttcccatgcctgccgctgtcccccattctgacttcccatgcctgctgctgtaccccattctgacttcccatgcctgtcccccattctgacttcctatgcctgccactgtcccccattctgacttcccatgcctgccgctgcccccattctgacttcccatgcctgccactgtcccccattctgacttcccatgcctgtcccccattctgacttcccatgcctgccgcagtcccccattctgacttcccatgcctgtcccccattctgac
The nucleotide sequence above comes from Microtus pennsylvanicus isolate mMicPen1 chromosome 7, mMicPen1.hap1, whole genome shotgun sequence. Encoded proteins:
- the LOC142853314 gene encoding histone H3 — its product is MARTKQTARKSTGGKAPRKQLATKAARKSAPATGGVKKPHRYRPGTVALREIRRYQKSTELLIRKLPFQRLVREIAQDFKTDLRFQSSAVMALQEASEAYLVGLFEDTNLCAIHAKRVTIMPKDIQLARRIRGERA
- the LOC142853313 gene encoding histone H2A type 2-A-like — encoded protein: MEEAAAPRSSFLFARACEFVSSVMSGRGKQGGKARAKAKSRSSRAGLQFPVGRVHRLLRKGNYAERVGAGAPVYMAAVLEYLTAEILELAGNAARDNKKTRIIPRHLQLAIRNDEELNKLLGKVTIAQGGVLPNIQAVLLPKKTESHHKAKGK